GAGTATATTATTATAGCGATCCGATCTGGACCGTCCATTTAGGCACAATTTGCTGTCTCCTTCATCTGATGGGTTGTTTATGAGGCACAAATAttcaaggaaaaagtacaccgaaggtccctcaacttgtcatcgagttacaaaatcgtccttcaaccgtaaaaccagatatcggaGGTCCCTcgactaacaaaaccgttcgcttgAGGTCCTcgggtggttttgaccccggttttgtcctatgtggcagctgagtcagcgtgagacccacgtgggccccacatgtcaggatgtcACGccatctcccccctccctctcctcctctctctctcttctcttcatcGGTTCTTTTTCCGGCGAGAGTGCCATGGCGGAGCACGAGCACAACGCCGGTagccggagctggaggagctCCTGCGGCTGCTCGCGTCCGCTCAAGCGAGTTGGGAGGGATGGAGGAGGCGACAGGCGCCGGAGATGTGGCGGCGTCTGATGGTGCTCCACCACCGGTGGTGAAGACGACAACGGAAGGTGGgaatgcggcggcgggcgacaggggaggagcagcgcgcgggcggcgggagaggagctgGGCGGCCGGTGACGAGCGGCAGGGTGGtatggcgacgcggcggcggcgggccggaaGCAGAGGTGGACTCACGAGCCTTGCCGTTGCTCTTGGCGGACTCGATGCCGTCCTCATCGTAGCAAGGAGTGACAATAGCTCCCGTCCTCATCCTTCTTCCACCGCCGCATTCGTCGTCTTCCCCCACGGCGGTGCGCGCGCCCGGAGGGTggtgcggccggcgacggcggctcccgaGGAGGCCATCGAGGCACCGttgaagaggaaggagacggcctcaccgccaccgctgccggtGAGGACGCGGACGGACACGCTCCCGGCGGTGCCCATCCGCACGAGCCGCCTCTCCTGCTCCATCCTGCGCAGCACCTGCTCCGGGTTGTTGAGAGCTTTTTCTTTTCAGTGCATCATCTTTGCGGACTGGGATTCGGTGACATTCCCCTGTGACATTCTCGgtgacattgagtcactgacatgtgggtccaggcacatgtgggttccacatgtcagtgactcgaTGTCACCGAGAATGTTACGGGGGAATGTCACCGAATCCCAATCCCATCTTTGCATTGCTTTGTTTCGTTTTGGTGATGGATAAGAAAGAAGGCTTTTGGCATGCAAAGAAGATTGCTAAAGAAATATAGGGGAAAGGGAGCTTACATTTTTGTGATTGATCATTTGGGAAGTTTTTTTGCTgtgtcatgttttttttttagatcagCAATTTTCAAGCTGAACTGTTCGAGATCAGAATTTCTCTTGCTGAACTTGAATCGTACTGTGTTGCTGTGTTGCTGTGtgatattttttgtttgagatCAGAATTTTTTGTGCTGAACTGTTTGGGATCAGAATTTCTCTTGCTGAACTTGAATCATATTGTTTCATTTTTGCTTGATAAGGGTGAGATTATGGAACTGAACAATGGATGTAGGATCTGACTTTCCTCTGTTTTTGTGGTGATCTCTTTTACAGGATGGATTGGTGACAAACAAACCTTCTGGGATGAGGTTTACAGCGAGAAGAAACATGCGTGGGCCTGTCGATCACCTTCACAATTCCAACAGCTTTGATGCCATTTCGGTGTCAGGTTCAGATGGGAGCTCAGGGAGACCAGCTCCACCGCGTCGGGCAgccgcctctcctccacctGCTTCAGCCCGCAGACCAGCTCCACCGCGTCGGGCAGAGTGAGGGTGGCGAGGCTGCGGGGCGGAggatgttgagttgtgatccaaattcatttgcacttaataaaggccaacTTCGGccgtagtggagcggaggcccgtcgccggGAGGCTTGGGCCGGAGCGTAGCGGAGGCCGATCTCGCGGCGCCGAAGGAGCGGAAGAGGAACACGGCAGACACTGTGACGACGGGGCGGAAGAGGAACACGGCGGCGCTGGAGCGGAAGAGAAACACGGCGGTGGCACGGAAGAGgaatacggcggcggcggcggatcgggaTTTCTAGGGTTACAGTCTATTCTCATTGCACACAAAGTTATGTTTTTACCCTTCCACCTTAGTTCTCTGCGTGGTACTGCACCAGGGACAGAATTGGTATCGCCCAGTACCAAACTCTACCAGCCGTTGGATCAGGCCAGATCCAACAGCCAGGATTTTGGTACCGGGTGGTACTAGTACCGACCGCTGTATCGTAACAACGCTCTATAAATAAACTCTAGCAATACGAATAAGTGGTTGAAGAAAGAAATTTTAACATTAAACAGCTCTGGGAAATGATGAATTCTCAGAGAAGAACACATTATACTGCACTACCACACATAAAGTTTATGCGTTTTACTTCAAGGCAGATAATCTTAACTTATTTCTGCAGAGACAATATATTTccagagaaaaaaacatattataataCAAATGAAATTTATATGCTTTACTTAAGACTGAGAATGCATCATGTTTTTGCAGTCATTGTGGCAATGTAATAGAGAGCTAGAAATAAGGGGCCTCACATCCATCCTGTCGTCAGTAATGAAGATTAAGCACCGGAGAACCATGTTTGCAAAGGATTGTTGATCAAGacgtttgattaaaaaaaacattcttgATCAAGAGGAGACACTGCAAATGAATTTGGGAAATGTTTTATTGCTCACTGCTGAATGTTCAGAGGTTGTCTGGAACTAGGTATACTCGATTCCGTACTGATATTTTTGCGGAGTTCTGTCAGACAAAATAACCCAATCTAACATTCGATCAACATGTGGTCCATTGCAAAATACAACATGCATATGATGATCTGAGAGTACTATGTACACACCTTTTGCACAGCCCCATcataacaaagaaaaaaaaaagatgtaaagGTGAGCACTTTGTAGATAGAAAGATGAACTCAACACAAGTTTGTCTGAACTGTACATCTTTCATGTTCTGCTTGATTTTGGATCCCCTCTCATTCAAGTTGTAAACGTGAATGATTCAAGAACTTTCACTGGCCATGCTGTCTGGTGCCCTGTTTTCTTCCATGTCGGAGTCTTCCATAGGATCCTCTGACTGGAAATTTGAAACAAACTACTTGTTAACACAGAtagatatataaaaattatggtAAGACAGGTATAGTAGATAGCTGGACAAGGCAACTAGTAAATAAAAATGAACCTTTGTAAGGTACtatatgtaaatatatgtaCCTGTTGCTCCTCTTCATCATCCAAGACCATTTTATCTTCATCCGATCTGCGCATTTCAAGGGTTGGATGCTTGGGATGGATGTCAGCTACATGCCTTAGCACATTCTcaacctcctccacctcccattCTACAGCATCCTCACACAACAGATCAATGGTGACTTCCTCGATCGAAGCCAGATTCCCCAAGCCAACATCAAAATTGATATCCTCAGAATCTACCACGTTGATGTTGAACTCCAGTTTTCTAACCTTTGGCATTGCTCCTGGTTGGAACACCAGCCCACAATATTGAATGAATGTGCAGTCTGTCAGAGATGGGAATGCACCAGCGCCAATCACAAGCCATTCACTTTCTCTGTTGATCTGTATCCAAAGAACCTGAAGAGCCGGCAACCTCCCAAGTTTCTCGACATGCTCCTGACGCATGTCGCAGATGGACAAGTCCAGAAAGGAAAGGTATGGGAGATCTATCGGGGAATTGAACCACACAGGTAGTACAGTGAAGAAATACATGGGTTTTATCCCAAGTACATGAATGTGTTGGGGAAGGTCCAAGAACTCTGGTAGGGAATCCAAATGGACGATTCCATGTACTCCCCGCAGAATTAGACGGCGGAGTTTGTGTAGATTGCACAATACCTCACCGAGAATTCTCCCGATGCTCGAGACCTCAGACGACCACACCTCAATTGTAAGATCTCTTAGTTCTGTCAGGTTACCCAATGCTTTTAGCAAGCTGAAGGAGTCACCATTAACATCAATAGAGGATGTTCTTCGAAAAACATCTACCGGGGACAACTCCAGCAGTGATGTCAATTCACCAATCCTGTCTGACAGTGATATATTTTCAGGAAAATATAGGAACATCAATCTTCTTAGCTGATAAATAGCCGGTGGCAGTTCTTTTATACTACGACTTCCATGCACGTCTAGAGTCTGCAAAAACTGAAGATTTCCTATCTCATTTGGGAGCTTAGTGATACATCCACAGTGTAGTCTCAGGTACCTTAGGTGAAATAAGTTCCCAAGATGCTTAAGGTGGTAGCTCTCCTCAAAATGACAATTATATAAATCCAACACACGTAAAATTGGAAAGCTTGTAATTGCCGGCGTCATATGAACATCTGCgcgaagaagagagaggaaccTTACTTTTGGCACAGTAGCCTCTGGTATGGTGTGCACTACATTGCAATCTCGGAGGGATATCCGGTGAGCTTTACTGAGTGAAGATGCGCCTCGCTCCTGATCCAATATGGTAACAAAATTCTCCTCCTTTGAGAGGGAAAGGATGAGGTCAAGCACCATGTCATGCACTCGACAAGATATTATTGCGTTGTCATACCCATCTTTGTAATACATAAAGTCATTTTCATCCCAAGGTTGAATCATGCTTCTATTTATGAGCTCATAGAAATAATTCTCTCCTAGCTCAACCAGCACATCGTCCTtttgatttgttgttttttGGACAACACCTTCGGCTATCCACATCCGTACCAAATGGTCTCtactaattataaaatcttCTGGAAATATACTTAGATACAGTAAACATGTCTTGAGGTGACACGGTAGATCATAATAGCTAAAAGACAATATCTTTGTCATGTCCTCAACCTTGGGCTCTTCGGTAAGTCCGCGACCAATAGAATTAAACACATCATGCCATTGATCCCTTGTTTGTACCTGCTTGTTGGCTAAGAGACTAGCTATAGTTATAATGGCTAACGGCATCCCAGCACATTTCTTCAATATACCTATTGATACTTGTTCCAGTTCTGGAGGACACCCATTATCATGCTTAAATATCCTTTTGTAGAATAGCCTTTTGGAGGCATCATCAGAAAGAGGCTTCATCCTATAAATTGCATCGTCATGAGAGCAACATGCTTTAGAAACTGTAACTTTGCGTGTCGTGGTGATTATTCGACTGCAGAGCTTGTTTCTGTAGAAAGCACACTTGATATATTCCCACAGTTTTTCATCCCATATATCATCAATTATGATGATGTACCTGTATGTTATTTTGTCAAGCATATATAGTTAGCAATATGAAGGCATAACTAATttgttttcagtttttgttGTAAGCCGTTAGTAAGTTATATTTGGGAATGTATACCAACACTAATACCACTACAACTTGATGGGGGCTATACCACTACAACCTAATTTGTTGTtgctggagaagaaggggaCCTCACCAATTTCCTCATGTGGAATCAAACGTTTGTAGGAAAGttatgtagcctagtggttacagtgacctgagtagtactcTAAAgtcttgagttcaaatctccatagaaGCGAATTTCggccggttggatgtagaggccggataaaaaatactattttctaaaaaaaaagtgttgcgAATGCGAGGAACTGCAGAGTGTTTCATATTCTTTCCCTTCATTCATTTGCGCTAGTACCTCAATCATGGAAATTAAAATGGACACGTACTGTATTTGTGTGGAGTGATAACtagcttgtgtgtgtgtgtgtgtatatatatatatatacacgggGCCGCTACGCAGAGCGACACACATGGTGCGCGCGCCAGCGAAGCCAATGTGGCGCGACTCACACGATTAGCTAATCCAATCAGGGCTGTTAGTTAAAAAGTAACTTGAGTTGGGGCTCTGTCGCGCGCAACACGGACGATTAGTTAATGCGATCTAAATGCAGATGGCCTGCCTCCATCCCAATCTACAATAGTAGTTACAAATTAACTTTCAATTACATAAACTCTAATGCAATTGTTCGATCCCTGGCTAGTATGAAGTATGCATCTAAAAGTTTGGTGAGTTAAATATTAACTTTGTATTGATGTGGCGTTGGTGACCGGTTGAATCGTTAGCTTTtttaagatatactccctccttccctaaatatttgacaccgttgatttttttaaacatgtttgaccgttcgtcttattaaaaacttttataaaatgtgtaaaactatatgtatacatgaaagtatatttaacaataaatcaaatgatacgaaaagaattaataattatttaaattttttaaataagacgaacggttaaacatttttaaaaaagtcaacggcgtcaaatattttgagatagagggagtatatcatatCGCTAATGATATGAATCAGAGACTCCCCTGAAGATCCGCTGTATAAATGATAGTCagatattattaaaaaaatgaaagaaaacgCTAAGActcttgtaaaaaaaatcagagttaaaaaataactccaAGACATTaacgaaaaaaaagatcatAGCATTGTCCTGTCCTTATTTAAGTTAAAAATTTGCTAGTACACGGTGTATACgataaaagttaaaatttaactataCATGCACATCTGCGCATTGTTACAATATTGGTCAACGAATGGTTAGACTGAATGAATAAAAATTTAACTAACGAATATGAATCAGTGCGTGTGCGTTGGTTGCGGTGGGTTagagtgggtatatatatatatatagcagagTACATACCTTTTGTTGTGAAGAAAATCTCGAAGTTCATTAATAAGGAGGCGTTCATCCATCTTTGAGTTATGAATGCTAATATACCGCTGCCTATCAAGGTCGTATATCATGTCCGTCAAAACTTTCTTCAAGTCAGGATTTTGACCCACCGAAACAAAAGCCGCGCAGTCGAATTGGCCTTTGAGCTTGTCGTACACAAGCTTAGCAAGAGTCGTCTTGCCCAATCCTCCAAATCCAACAACGGACACGATATTCAGTTGGTCGTCGTCTGCAGGCCTAGACAACATGCCGATCAGCTCATCTCTGGCCTCTTCGATGCCAACAAGCTCTGTGATATCCTTGTAAAGAGCAAGGATCCGGGGATCCACGGTGGCCGTAGCCGGAGTCgttgcagcagctgctgcatcgAACTTGTACCTTGCTCGCAGCTCTGCCACCTCATCTGCAAGCTCCTTGATGTCACAGATCCCTTCGGCGATCTCACGGCGAGCTTTCCCTTTCCTGATCAGATCACTCGTCTTGCGAAGGATCCTCTTGAAGAATCCCTGGTTGATAGGATCGACAAGGTTGCTGCCCTCTGCGACACGCACGACAAAGGCGTCGATGGCATCCTCGATGGCATATGATAGCTCCCTGACATTAGAGGCCCAGAGCTTGACATCGAGCTCTACCATCTCCCTTGGAACCTTGGCAACTCTCTCGAGGGCGATGTGCATCGCTGCGAGCTCCCGGGAGAGGGACTCGACGTCGTTCTTGACGCCCTTCTGTAGCTTGTACTCCTCCTTGAGAAGCTCAGCTAGCCTTGGGAGCACGCTGCCTATGGCACCCATGGCGAGCTCCATGCTGGTGGGAGAAGGAGCTTTGCTTGTGGAGTGAGGAAAGTGAATGCCTggagctggaggaagaagaaggaagaaaattgGTGGTGGATGGAATCTTGGCAAAGTGAGAGTGCCTGCGAGATGTTGCTGAGAAACTTCATTTTTTCTATCACTTTGTGGAAAGTTGTTAGAAAGAGACATGCACTGCATCTTCTCTCTGTTTACTCATTGTTATTAGAAAGAGGACAAGGAGTTTCAGCAACCCGTTGCTCATCAAGATTCGCGCAGAACATACAGTACACTAGTTGGtaaagctgttttttttttttagcaaatactTGGTAAAGCTGTTTTATTCCGTTTTATTTGTGCTGCCATGGATTCCTcattaaaatttgagaaaattcctTGCGTGCCCCTGGAAAGTTGGCATTGAAGAGATCACAGAGCTTTATGTGCATATGTATTTGTAAAAGAGAGAAATGTgcaattgtatttattaatggaaatgattttttttttgcatttgtaATGTGCAAATGTAATTTTGTATAGTTgtgcaaacatatatatttttcaaatggCTATTGTCTGTATAAATGTGCAAAAGGAGATGAAGGTTCAAATTTTTAAGAGAAATTTTCTTCTATGCCCCTGATAAGGGATCAAGATAAAAACAGATTTTGTAGAAAGCACACTTGATATATTCCTACAGTTTTCCATCCTATATATCATCAATTATGATTATGCACCTGTATGTTATTTTGTCAAGCATATAAGGGATCAAGAGAAAATAGATCTCTCTTGTATGCAAAGCTAACGGcaggggtatgtaagggatCAAATCAAAATTTCAGGGATATGGGTgagattaaataaattttagaggtaga
The nucleotide sequence above comes from Oryza glaberrima chromosome 11, OglaRS2, whole genome shotgun sequence. Encoded proteins:
- the LOC127753852 gene encoding disease resistance protein RGA5-like, coding for MQCMSLSNNFPQSDRKNEVSQQHLAGTLTLPRFHPPPIFFLLLPPAPGIHFPHSTSKAPSPTSMELAMGAIGSVLPRLAELLKEEYKLQKGVKNDVESLSRELAAMHIALERVAKVPREMVELDVKLWASNVRELSYAIEDAIDAFVVRVAEGSNLVDPINQGFFKRILRKTSDLIRKGKARREIAEGICDIKELADEVAELRARYKFDAAAAATTPATATVDPRILALYKDITELVGIEEARDELIGMLSRPADDDQLNIVSVVGFGGLGKTTLAKLVYDKLKGQFDCAAFVSVGQNPDLKKVLTDMIYDLDRQRYISIHNSKMDERLLINELRDFLHNKRYIIIIDDIWDEKLWEYIKCAFYRNKLCSRIITTTRKVTVSKACCSHDDAIYRMKPLSDDASKRLFYKRIFKHDNGCPPELEQVSIGILKKCAGMPLAIITIASLLANKQVQTRDQWHDVFNSIGRGLTEEPKVEDMTKILSFSYYDLPCHLKTCLLYLSIFPEDFIISRDHLVRMWIAEGVVQKTTNQKDDVLVELGENYFYELINRSMIQPWDENDFMYYKDGYDNAIISCRVHDMVLDLILSLSKEENFVTILDQERGASSLSKAHRISLRDCNVVHTIPEATVPKVRFLSLLRADVHMTPAITSFPILRVLDLYNCHFEESYHLKHLGNLFHLRYLRLHCGCITKLPNEIGNLQFLQTLDVHGSRSIKELPPAIYQLRRLMFLYFPENISLSDRIGELTSLLELSPVDVFRRTSSIDVNGDSFSLLKALGNLTELRDLTIEVWSSEVSSIGRILGEVLCNLHKLRRLILRGVHGIVHLDSLPEFLDLPQHIHVLGIKPMYFFTVLPVWFNSPIDLPYLSFLDLSICDMRQEHVEKLGRLPALQVLWIQINRESEWLVIGAGAFPSLTDCTFIQYCGLVFQPGAMPKVRKLEFNINVVDSEDINFDVGLGNLASIEEVTIDLLCEDAVEWEVEEVENVLRHVADIHPKHPTLEMRRSDEDKMVLDDEEEQQSEDPMEDSDMEENRAPDSMASESS